From Balaenoptera acutorostrata chromosome 8, mBalAcu1.1, whole genome shotgun sequence, the proteins below share one genomic window:
- the LOC114236208 gene encoding ATP synthase membrane subunit K, mitochondrial-like, with product MAGPETDTQFQFTGIKKYFNTYTVTGRMNCVLATYEGIALIVFYFKLRSKKLQL from the coding sequence ATGGCAGGTCCAGAAACTGATACCCAGTTCCAATTCACTGgtatcaaaaaatatttcaacacTTACACTGTCACAGGGAGAATGAATTGTGTACTGGCCACATACGAAGGTATTGCTTTGATAGTCTTCTACTTTAAGTTAAGGTCTAAAAAACTCCAGCTGTGA